TCCACGCCCGCCCGGCTCAACACCTCGGCCGCCTCGGCCCGCCTGCCGAGACTCAGGAGTTGCCGGGCCAGGGAGAGCCAGGAGAGGGCCGGATCGAGCCCCGGAGTGCCGGAGGCCCGGCGAGCCACGGCCACGGCCTCGTCCGTGCGGTTTTCGGTGACCAGCAGCCGCACCCAGATCGACCAGGCCCAGCCATCGGCCGGCTCGATCCGCGTCGCCTCCTCCAGGTGGGCGAGCGCCGTCTCCAGCAGGGCCGCGTCATGACTTCCGCCGTATTGCCCGAGGGCCAGGCTGGCCAGCACCCGGTGAGCCTCCGCGTCGGCATCGGAAGCGGCCAGGGCGCGTCGCGCCTCGGCCTGAGCGCAGGCGTGGTCGGACTCCCGCAGGCACAGGCGCGCCAGGGCGGAGTGGACCGGGGCCGCTTCCGGATCCAACGCCAGGACCTCCTCCAGCTTTTTCCGTGCGGCGGCGAGCCGGCCGTCCCGGGCCAGGGCGGTGCCCTCGAGGAAAAGCCGGTAGGCCCGGGCGCGGGGGGGCGCCTCGGTGGGGCGGGGCCTCTCGCCCAGGACGCTGCCCATCAGCAGCGACAGGACGATGCACCCCGACGACAGGGTCTCGATTCTCGTGATCACACCGGGCATTCTACGGGCTCAGGGCGCGACAAGCTTCCAGCCTCCATCGCCGGCCACCAGGCGCAGGCGGCGCGGGTGGAATCCCCCCTCCCGGGAAGAGGTGTCCCACACCCGCTCGACCTCCACCCCCGCGCTGGCCGACAACAGGCGCAACTCGAAGTGGTGGCGGCCCGCAGCGACCTCGTAGGGGATCAGCACGGGCTCGGCAGGGCCGAAGGTCTCGCCCACTCCGATCCGGACCAACGCCCGGCGGCGGCCGTCGATACGCAGTTCCACCAGCCCTTCCCCGAGCGCATGGGAGACTTCCACCACACCCCGCAGGAGGAGCGGATCGGCGCCATCTCCGGAGGGCGGGAGGCTTTCCGGCGGACGCTCCCACCGGGCCGCGGCGGGTTCGGGTGCCGGCTTGTCGGGCGCCGCAACCCGGGGGACCGGCCGGGGGCCGGCCGCGGCGGCGCGGGCTTCCTCGGAAGGGGCCGACTTCCGCCCGTCACGGGCCGCGTAGCGCTCGAGCACCGCCCTGGGAGGCATCCGTGCCGGTCGCCAAGCCCGCTCCTCGCGGACGCCCCCCCTCTCACCGGCGCCCTGCGGCCGGTTCGGAAGGGCCGGAACCGGGGACCGGCTGACCGCCGCCGGGGGCGCGGCGACGCGGACTCCGTCGCCCCGGGGAGGCCGCCGCCCGGGAGCCACCAGCAGGAGTACGCCCGCGGCCAGGGCCGCGGCCAGCCACCAGGCCCGGCCGCCGGAACGCCGCCCCGGGCGGGGCAGCCGCTGCCAGGTCTGTTCGAGGGGACCCGCCGCGGCGGCCGGCTGCCCTCCCCGGCCGCATTCCAGGTTCTCGAGCACCACCTCCTCCAGGGCGTGGGCCACTTCCTCGCCGCCGGCGAAGCGCTCGGCGGGATCGCGGGCCAGCAGGCGGGCACAGATCCGGTCGAGACCGGCCGGCAGGCCCGGACGCAGGCGGGAGGGAGGTGGAGCCGGGCGGAACAGCGTGTTGCGGGCCAGTTCCTGCACGGTGGATCCCTGGTGAGGCCGCTGTCCGGTGAGCATCCGGAAAAACACCACGCCCAGGGCGTAGAGGTCGGAACGCGGATCGGCGGGAACGCCCCGCCAGCGCTCCGGGGCGACGTAGGCCGGCGTACCGAGGAACTCTCCTCCCTCGCCATCGTCCCGGCTGCACAGGGCAACCCCGAAGTCGGCGATCTTCAGGCCTCCGTCGGCCGTCAGCAGCAAATTGGCGGGTTTGATGTCC
This DNA window, taken from Acidobacteriota bacterium, encodes the following:
- a CDS encoding protein kinase, encoding MRRVGRYEILSELGRGGSGVVYAGRDLIDGCEVAIKEVRESSAACRGTVEGEVLGRLRHPGVLRVLDTFRQAGRSFIVMERVDGESLEALLARKGTLDVEQAVALTCQAARALAAIHRQGVIHRDIKPANLLLTADGGLKIADFGVALCSRDDGEGGEFLGTPAYVAPERWRGVPADPRSDLYALGVVFFRMLTGQRPHQGSTVQELARNTLFRPAPPPSRLRPGLPAGLDRICARLLARDPAERFAGGEEVAHALEEVVLENLECGRGGQPAAAAGPLEQTWQRLPRPGRRSGGRAWWLAAALAAGVLLLVAPGRRPPRGDGVRVAAPPAAVSRSPVPALPNRPQGAGERGGVREERAWRPARMPPRAVLERYAARDGRKSAPSEEARAAAAGPRPVPRVAAPDKPAPEPAAARWERPPESLPPSGDGADPLLLRGVVEVSHALGEGLVELRIDGRRRALVRIGVGETFGPAEPVLIPYEVAAGRHHFELRLLSASAGVEVERVWDTSSREGGFHPRRLRLVAGDGGWKLVAP